TGATTGCCTTTTTTGTTCGTTTTAGGGATTATTTTAACCCCTTGCCGTACGACTTAAGTTCCGAATGTGGCCAAGAACAAAATGTGTTTGTCGCATGTAGCCCGAAGAACGTACGTTTCATGCTCGTTTTATTTATGATTGGCCTGAAGGACGTACCACGTTTCTCGCACGTGTCCTTCATGTTTGGCCCGAAGGACGTACCACGAGTCTAACTCGATGTTGTAGATTAAAGGATTAAGATGATTTTACGTTTATGTTATCTTGCTTCTCACAGGCGAATAGACTTGCTGGCAAGGTGGGACTATATAATTCgcgaaattgttagcgttcatAGCTAATTGCTGGGTCAATTAGCCTTTAAGATCGATTACATTCCCCTGTCGCGAAAACAATGGTGAATAGATAGAAATCGGATTTCAACTGTATCGATCGATATCGGGCGATATTCACACACTATCGATTAGGTTTCAAATTCAATACCTTCTTCCAGCTAGCTCAGGTGTTGTGGTTGAATATCATCAGCTCCTTAGGTTGTTATAGCACTTTAACCCTCTATGAAAATTTGTCTTGATAATACTCCCAGTAGACTTTCGCTTGTATGGACTATTACCaccgaaataatattttttctatgtACCGCCCATATTAATATGTGAAGTTTGGAAATATAATTGGCGGAACGAATACAGTAAGGTCTTAAATATTGGACTGCTCCTTTTTGGATGCTAATTTAATTTAGATTCTCTAATTACAGTCGTTAAAACCGCGTAGTGCCTTATTATATTAATTCCAGCAATTATAGCTCCCTCTAGAAACTCTAGAAATAATTCGTGGAGGGTTAAATAAGTGTCACGTTGACGTTCTTCAAACGTGTGTTCAGATATGGTATGCGTGAATTGTATGCAGGAGATGTTCTAGCTGAAAGCAatctatacatttatttttataaataaaatacaggtgtgtataaaaatatacCAGATATGTTCACCACCATTTTCCTCGTTACACTGCTTCGTCACATCGATTTGCTCTCTTTTACGGAGTTTTTATAATGTTAGGAGGAGATACCGGTCGGGCTACGGTGAGGTCCAAACGTGGGCCAGCTGCAGCGATTAACGGGACAGCCAAGCAACAGTCGCAATCTTCTGTGCTGGCCTCGTTTACTCGCAGAATTCTGTCATAAGGTTTTAGAACGCCATCGCAGGGTCCTCCAGGCCGAAGACGATTTATATAAACTCCACGTTCATACAGACCATCGGATACGGAGAAGCCAAAGTCCTCGTATACTGGGTCCTTGTGTAAGGAGACGTGAACTATCTGTTGGGGCCTGTCTGAGTTGCTGCATTCCTGTGGCCTGAGAATGgggaaaagattaaaataaattattactttTAGAAAAATGCCTTTAAGTAAAaaactattatgtaataaaacaagaaaaagagTTTTATAAGTTCTATTCTTACCCAGGATAAGGAGGCATGTGTACATCCAGTTGACCACTATCCACCGAAGCTGTATCCCAAAGCCTTAGAATCTCCGGACCTGTCCCACTGTTTTCTCCTAGTTCTCCCCAAGAATCCACCGCGCTGTCAACACTGGGTAGACTCTCCCTAGCTGGTCGAAGAATTCCTGAAGGATACTGTTGCACTGAATCGCTTCCTATACTAGACTCCTTGCAGTACTCTctataaaattcaatattccATCATTATTTCTCCATGCCATTTGCTCTTTACAACCTTAGGGGAGTAGGAAGCACTGAAGAGTTAAGAAGAGCTTAGTCGGTACTTGTAGGTCATATAGTTACCTGGTTTCCGAGGTAGGGTCCGGTTTCCTCACGGTCAGGGCGATAACCGAGTTTCCTGGTCGATGTAACAGCTGTGCGGCTTGTCTGAGGTCGCCAGGGTCTAGTTTTTGCCCGTCTATAGCTAATAGCCTGTCCCCTGGAGCTAGGCTGCCGGTTCTGTAAGCCAGAGATCCCTTACGGACCTCGGTAATGATCAAATCCTCGTTCACTGTGAGACCTACATCAGGCTGCCCGCCAATAGGTCTCGCTACTCGCACTGTGAACACTCCTGAGCTGGGAACAACTGGTCCACCGACCTTGTACTCCGTTACTAGCTCGATCTGTCGAGAAAAAGGAAACTTTAAATTTAAGAATTGTTCTCTAATAACCTAAAGATTGAAGTAAAAGAAACAGAAGAGGGAAAAGAATAAAACAATAGAATACGAAAAGATTTAGATAAAGTCGGcgcttaataaataaaaataaaatacgaagAATCACTACAACGTAATTATGCTAATTACCATTTGAGAAGTTTCCAAAATGCCAGTTACCTCAGCTGGCTGAAGATCTCTGAGCATTCTACGATTAATTGCAAGAACTTTATCTCCAGGCAAAAGGACTCCGCTGCGTTCAGCTGGACCTCCGGCTTCTAATAGACTGACGACATAATTTAGACGATCTTCAGCGAGCTTTAAAGCAAGTCCAAATCCTTTGTGATCTGGTCTAAGGACCACAGTCAGGCTCTCTTTCGTTTGCAGAGTTTGATTGGAGGTTTGTTGCGCTTGTGGCTGCGCCCTCCTCTTGACGGTTCTCTGTGAAGCACTAGGAGGCCTAGGTAAGATCTGTAGCCTAGCTATGCGAGAGTCGAAGTTGTTTCTGAGCAGTTTAGCTGCTGTCACTGCATCCTGGACAGGGGTTTCGTCCACTGCTAATAGTTTGTCTCCAGGTTGCAAAGCGCCACAGCGATCTGCCGTACTTGCTGGTCTTAAACTTTCAATGTAGACTCCGTTTGGTGTTTCTCTTACTGTTAGACCCAGTTCTCCtgaaattacatatatatgtaattacatGTATACAAGTTAATTATTTAAGTTGAAATTGGAAATGCACTGTTCGATCAAGGTACCCGAGAGTCCACGTTCCAATTGCACCAGAAGGGAACCGGAAGTAGCTGCCCTGGCCTCTTCCATGTTAGCAACGTCATACTCAATAGTCAAGGAAGCCACAGGAGCATCGGAACTTCTTCTAAGCGCTCTTTGAGCCTCTGCCAAGGTCAAACCTCTCAATTCAGTATCATCCACAGCCAATAATCTATCCCCAGGCCTAACTCTTCCTTCTTTTGCCGCTGGTCCATCAGATTTCACTCCAGTCACTACCAGAGCTCTAGAAACTCCACCCCTAAGGGTAACTCCGAGACTTCCTCCTTCGCGTTCTACCCTAACCTGAGCTACTTTAGAGGAAACACTGGAAGGAGTGGATACAGGACTGTCCTGATCGTCTAGTAGCAAGAAACTGTGCGTATGGTAAGACTGGGATGTGATCTCGTCGGGTCGAGCTGAATCGGAACTGGCGGACGTGGCCACGCTTCCTGGCCGAGCACGGTTCTTATGCGAGCGCATGGTGGTCAGTCTCAGCGAACTGAACATCCTCGGCAGTCTATCCGTGGAGTATTCTACTTAGCACCGATGCTGTTTCCGTATCGAGTTATCATTACCATCGCTGAGGAAGCGCAGAAAAGATTCTGGTCTACGTCTTTTCGTTAAACATCCCTTTAAGGCACGCTTATTATGCAGTGAATGGACCGTCTGGTTTTCCACTTAAATAATTTCCATGGAACACCGACAAGGTTGAAACAACAGCTCACTAGATTCgaatatttccacgaaaatttTTGGATTTCAACCGGGTACCACACTAAAACTATTACACTTCGTTTCACTACGATTAACTATCCATTAGACATCTACTAAATCGCAATAAATATCCATTTTAGAAACGATGAACGCGTTCAGAAGAGTAAGTACAACCTGGAGGAGCAGCAGGTCGTCAAGGAGCCGCTACGATCGGCAGATTCTTGTTGCTCGCGGCGTAAACAGCGCATCTGTGTCTTTGTTCGCGGGTTTGAAGAGCCGTCGACGATAGAAACTCGTCGTGGAGCGGGCGTACGGAGAACTGTAACGAGTAGCGATGCCTGTCGAAAATAGCCGCACGATGTAGGGCCGCAATCGTGGTAGCGTCGAGTCTATTTATAGgggcgagagagaaagagagagggagagagtgtGTGCGGCCCTGCGGGCGCCCCGCAGTCGCTGCACCGTCAAATAAGTCTGCACTTCTCGTTAAAAGCTTCGATTTCGAGCGTCTGTGTTCCCTCGAATACGTCGTAAAGCCTTTCCTCTTGGTTTCCACGCGTTTCAACCGTTTGCCCCTCCCAGATTTCATGGCCGGTATATTCTCTCTTATTTTTAGTTATCGATATCCGCCACGTCGAATGATATCATCAGTACCTAAAAGTTTTTTATGTAGCGGTTCGATGATCGGATTAGAATTTTGATTACCCTTTGCACAGCTTACGGAATTAGACTCTGTTTGGAACAATGAATAACTTTCAGAGGCGTAGGATTTATACAGGATTGGAAATGAAGCAGAGAACACACTTTTCCTTTAgtattaattttatacaaaactTGATACCTCGAGCGTTTCTAAACCATGAAAAACTTTGTCAAGGTATTAGAAATCCTCGCTATAGTTGATTGTTAACAATATTCGTTATATGAACGAAACTACAGACAGCTATGAGCGCTTTAAAAATCCTGTTCGAAGgtaagtaaaaaatatttaaataacgacACTTTCGAAATAATCTGTTTATAACAGTCGGTCAAAGAGCAGAAAGTAAGAGGCCGCGGATTCAGGGTCCATTGACCGATCCTCTCGGTCGGTCGGTTTTTGCGGGCTCTTCCTACGACGTCTCTTTCCTCTCTAAATCTTTCCTCGTTTCAATTTCTCGAGCTGCTTAGCGTTTCGATTCATCCCCTTCCACCCTCACTGATCCGATCTCCGCTTCGCGGAACTGCGCGCGTACACCTTCCATCGTTCTTCATTTCTCGACCTTTCGCTCCCACGTAATCTGCATTGCAGGCTTCGTTAAATACCTTTTAAATTCGAAAAACTAACGGTCACAAATTCATACATTAACGATGGTTGGATATTCCTACGATCTTAAAGAAAGGTCCATTTATTTAGGCTTTTAAAATAAGAACAGACTTTCGAGTTTATTTTAAGTTTCAATTAAAGATAGCAATGTCCACGTTCTTTAGagagtaattaattattaagtGCGACCGCTTAACTCACCATCCGTGTCGGAATGATCCAATTGAATCAATTAACCGGCTAATGGGTCTATCAGTCAATGCTTTTTCTCCATTTCTTTTGCTATCGACCTCTACCTAACTCTAGGCTCCCTCTATATCATTTTCATGATTATCACTAATGCGATATCTACTAAATATTACGTCAGAATCGATCTTCCTTGTTAAATTATGTCGACAAATATATTATAGAATTAAATTGATTGTATTTCAGACATCTATGTGAAGTGTCCTGGAGTCTTCTTCAACGTGTCTCGACTTCGTTGCCGAATCGTGGTGCTTTGCCAATTCTACCGTGTGCTAAAGTTAGCGTATAGTCAGTGCGGAGCCAAGTGTGCGACCCGAAAAGCGAGAAGGAACACGAGGAAACGTATGGAGAAGAGAAAGATAGACGTGGACGGTAGACAGgatagaaatagaaaaaaacGACGAGTGgaggaaaaatggaaaaaaggaaggagaCATGAAAGGTGTAGGATtcatgaaagaaaatgaagtaaAGGTGGCGAAGAACGacgaaaacgaaaagaaaacgCGGTCCTTTTATGAAAAAAAGGGAAGACAGGAAGAGCGAGAGCAGTCGTCTGTGGGTGGAAGACGCTCGAGACAGTATTTATCGTGGCCAAAGTAATGAGCCACTCGGAGTATTAATAACCTGACCGCGGTGTAACGCTAGAGGTTTAGAATAAACGCTGGAACGCGGTGCAATTAGAGGTCTGCGAGCATCTTCCGGTTATCTGATCGTGATATCTTctttctagaatattttgctATTCATCacgttaattataatttaaggCATGTTGTCtatt
This genomic stretch from Bombus affinis isolate iyBomAffi1 chromosome 16, iyBomAffi1.2, whole genome shotgun sequence harbors:
- the LOC126925296 gene encoding glutamate receptor-interacting protein 1, with translation MFSSLRLTTMRSHKNRARPGSVATSASSDSARPDEITSQSYHTHSFLLLDDQDSPVSTPSSVSSKVAQVRVEREGGSLGVTLRGGVSRALVVTGVKSDGPAAKEGRVRPGDRLLAVDDTELRGLTLAEAQRALRRSSDAPVASLTIEYDVANMEEARAATSGSLLVQLERGLSGELGLTVRETPNGVYIESLRPASTADRCGALQPGDKLLAVDETPVQDAVTAAKLLRNNFDSRIARLQILPRPPSASQRTVKRRAQPQAQQTSNQTLQTKESLTVVLRPDHKGFGLALKLAEDRLNYVVSLLEAGGPAERSGVLLPGDKVLAINRRMLRDLQPAEVTGILETSQMIELVTEYKVGGPVVPSSGVFTVRVARPIGGQPDVGLTVNEDLIITEVRKGSLAYRTGSLAPGDRLLAIDGQKLDPGDLRQAAQLLHRPGNSVIALTVRKPDPTSETREYCKESSIGSDSVQQYPSGILRPARESLPSVDSAVDSWGELGENSGTGPEILRLWDTASVDSGQLDVHMPPYPGPQECSNSDRPQQIVHVSLHKDPVYEDFGFSVSDGLYERGVYINRLRPGGPCDGVLKPYDRILRVNEASTEDCDCCLAVPLIAAAGPRLDLTVARPVSPPNIIKTP